CTGGCCGGTCGACCGCTTCACGCCGGAGCAGCCGAGCGCGAGCCGGCTTTCTTCGGCGCTCCGCCAGCGGACCGCCTTCTCTTCCTCGTACTTCTTCACGAAGCCGTACGCCGTCTTCTCGGCGACGGTGCCGATCGTGCCGGCGCGGAATACGTTCTTCTCGCCGAACAGCACCTTCGTGTAGTTATGCGCATGCGGCTGGTATTCGCCCGAGAAGTTCAGATCGATATCGGGAACCTTGTCGCCTTTGAAGCCGAGGAACGTCTCGAACGGGATGTCCTGCCCTTCGCCCTTGAGCGGCTTGCCGCAGCGCGGACAGTCCTTGTTCGGCAGGTCGAAGCCCGAAGGATACGAACCGTCGAGGAACCATTCGCTATATTGGCACTCCAGGCACAAGTAGTGCGCCGGCAGCGGGTTCACCTCGGAGATGCCGAGGAACGTCGCGACGACGGACGAGCCGACGGAGCCCCGGGAGCCGACGAGATACCCATCTTCGTTCGACTTCTTTACGAGCCGTTCGGAAATGAGGTAGTTCGCCGAGAAGCCGTATTTGATGATCGGGACGAGCTCCTTCTCGAGCCGCGCCGTGACGACCTCCGGGATCGGATCGCCGTACAGCTTGCGCGCGGTGTCGTAGCACTTGCTGCGAATCTCTTCCTCAGCGCCGTCGATGATCGGCGTGAACAGCTTGTCCGGGAACAGCTCGAACGTTTCGAACCGGTCGGCGAGCTCCGACGTGTTTTTCACAACCACTTCGTGCGCGACGTCATCGCCGAGGAACGAAAATTCCGCCAGCATCTCCTTCGTCGTCCGGAAGTGCGCCTCCGGCTTGCGCTGATCCTTCAGCGGGCTGAAGCCGGTGATGCCGTGAATCGTAATGTCGCGGAATAGCTTCTGGCGCGGGTGCGCATAGTGTACGTTGCCGGTCGCGACGACCGGTTTGCCGAGCTTCTTGCCGATCGCGAGCACCGTTCGGATCGCCTGCTGCAGCTGCGCGGCGCTGCCGACGAGCCCTTTGTCGACCAAATGTTCGTAGAACGTCAGCGGCTGAATTTCGAGCACGTCGTAAAACTCCGCCACGCTCTCCGCTTCTTCGAGCGATTTGTTGAGCACCGCTTCGAAAAACTCGCCCTTCTCGCAGCCGGACATGACGAGCAGTCCTTCCCGCAGCTCTTCGAGCTTCGACTTCGGAATGCACGCGACCCGGTTGAAATATTCGGTATGCGACAACGAAATAAGTTTATATAAGTTCTTCTTGCCGACCGCATTGAGCGCGTAAATGTTGCAGTGGAACGGTCGCGTATTGGACAAATCGGTGCCGACATAATCGTTCAGCTGCGACAGCACCTTCATATTCCGGCCGTCCGCCTCTTTGAGCAAATGCGTCAGCACTTCGCCGAGCGCCTTCGAGTCGTCGATCGCGCGGTGATGGCTCTCTAGCGACACTTTGAACTTGTCGGCGAGCGTGTTGAGACGATGGTTTTTCATCGATGGGAACAACAGCCGCGCCAACTCGAGCGTATCCAGCACCGGATTCGGCATTTCCGGCAAGCCGTGGCGTTTGCACGCCGCCTGCAAGAAGCCGGTATCGAATCGCGCGTTATGCGCGACGAGCACTGCGTCCCCGACCCATTCGACGAACTTCGGAATGATCTCGGATTCCTCGGGAGCGCCCGCGACCATGTCGTCCGTAATGTTCGTCAGCTGCGTGATGTTGTACGGAATTTTCTCGTGCGGGTCGATGAACGTTGCGAACTCGTCGACAACTTTGCCGTCGACCATTTTGACGCCGGCGAGCTCGATGATTTTGTTGTTCACGACCGACAGACCCGTCGTCTCGACGTCGTACACGACGTACGTCGCGCCCGCGAGCGGCCGATCGTCCGGCTTCAGTACGACCGGGACGGCGTCGTTGACGACGTTCGCCTCCACGCCGTAAATCATCTTGATGCCGTTCTTTTTCGCGACCTTCGCCGCTTCCGGGTACGCCTGCACTGCCGCGTGGTCGGTGATCGCGATCGCTTTGTGGCCCCATTTGGCAGCCAGCTTCACGTATTCGCCGATGTCGCTCACCGCGTCCATCGTGCTCATCGTCGTGTGCAGATGAAACTCCACGCGCTTCTCCGCGGCGTCGTCCATCCGCTCCGGCGGCGCGAGCACCTCGTTCAGGTCGTTGACCATCATGACGAGCTCCGGTACCTGCATGAATCGGTCGTACTCGACCTTCCCGCGCAGACGTACCCATTTGCCGACGGTAAGCAGCTTCAGCGTCTTCACGTCTTCCTTCGTTTTGGCGAAGCATTTGCACTGGAGCGAATCCGTGAAGTCGGTGATCGAGAACTGGAACAGCGTGCTGCCGTTGCGCAGCTCCTTCACCTCGAGCTGGAAGACGGTGCCCTGAATCGTAACCTTCTTCTCTTCTTCTTGGATGTTCTGGATCGGCACCGGCTGGTCTTTGATGTCGTAGCCGTACATCAGCTTATCCGGCGCATCGCTGGCCGCCGGCTCCGGTTCGCCCCCGTACGCCGCCTCGGACAGCAGCTCCTGGGTGAACATCCGCTCTTCCTCCAGGATTTTCGCCTGAAACCGTTCGTACTCCTCCGCCCGGTTTTCCGTAACGGAAAATTTCACGCGCAGCTCGCGCGCGAAATATTTCGAGTAGAACGTCTTGATCAGCTCGTCGACGCCTTTCTTCTTCGCCAGCTCCAGCGCGGTGTTGTCCAGCAGCGTCACATTGACGAGGTTGCCTTCCGTCTCCACCTTCGCCTTCGCCAGCCAGCCGTTGACCGATGCGACCTCGCGCTGCGCCCAATCGACGAACAGCGGCCAATACGCGTCGATCAGCTCGGCGTCCGCGACCTCCGGATCGTAGACGAGCACGAAGCGAATCGCAGCGACCTGCGCGAACCGCTCGACGACCGCCTTGCAGAACGCGCGGTACACGTCCGCAGGCACGAGCGTCGATTTGCGCAGGACGAACGTCCACTCGCGGTTCGTCCGGCTCGTCTCCACCCGATCGATATACCCGTCCCGAAAAAAAGAATCGATTACGTCGGTCGGGATGCCCGCCTGCTTCATCAGAAGCTCGAATCGATTCCGTTTGTCAGCCACAACGCTCAAAAGGGTCTCCTCCTACATCTCATACTTTTGCAACCGGCCCTCTTGACTCTGCAACTTTGCCTCTTTAGTTTGTGAAAACGCAGCGCGAACGCAGCCGTCCCCGGGAGAATACCGGGACCGGCGCGTCCGCGCGGCGGGAAAAGCTTAGTACGCCCGAGCGAAGGCGACCGTATGCTTGGCGTCGCCGCCGCACACGAGACATTTCGTTTTGCGTTCGGTCGGCTCGAACGGAATGTTCCGGCTCGTCGCGCCCGTTTCTTCCTTCACTTTGGACTCGCAGTCGCGCGAGCCGCACCAGCCGGCGAGGACGAAGCCTCTCAGCTTCTCGTCGTTCGCCTTCAGCTCGTCCAGCGTGTCGACGCTGCGAAGGTTTTCGTTCATGAATTGCAGCGCCCGCGCATACAGCTCCGCGTGCACGTCGTCCAGCATCCGCTGCACTTCGGCAACGATGTTGTCCAGCGCGACGATGCGCTTCTCGCCACTGACGCGCGAAGCGAGGACGGCTTGTCCGTTCTCCAAGTCGCGCGGCCCGAGCTCGATGCGAACCGGAATGCCGCGCATTTCGTACTCGTTGAACTTCCAGCCCGGGCTCAGGTCCGAACGATCGTCCATCCGGATGCGCACGCCCGCTTTCTTCAGGTCGGACAGCACTTCGGCCGCCTTCGCCAGCACCGGCTCGCGCTTCGCCGGCGGACCGATCGGGATGAGCACCGCCTGCGTCGGCGCCACCTTCGGCGGCAAGACGAGACCTTTGTCGTCGCCGTGCACCATGATCAGCGCGCCGATGAGCCGCGTGGACACGCCCCAAGAGGTCGTATGCACGAACTGCTGCTTGTTCTCGCGGTCTAAATATTTAATGTCGAAGGCGCTCGCGAAATTCGTGCCGAGGTAGTGCGACGTACCGGCTTGGACGGCCCGTCCGTCGCGCATCATCGCCTCGATCGAATACGTGTCGACCGCGCCGGCGAACTTCTCCGATTCCGTCTTCTGCCCGACGATGACCGGAATCGCCAGCACGTTCTCGACGAATTCGCGGTACGTCTCTAGCATGAGCATCGTTTCCTTACGCGCGTCTTCCTCGTTCTCGTGCGCCGTGTGGCCTTCTTGCCACAGGAACTCGCTCGTCCGAAGAAACGGCAGCGTCCGCTTCTCCCAGCGCACGACGTTCGCCCACTGGTTGATCAGGACCGGCAAATCGCGGTACGAGTGAATCCACTTCGCGTACATATGCCCGATCATCGTTTCCGACGTCGGACGAATGGCGAGACGCTCCTCGAGCTTCTCCCCGCCCGCCTCGGTCACCCACGGCAGTTCCGGATTGAAGCCTTCGACGTGCTCCTTCTCTTTCTCGAAGAAGCTCTCCGGGATGAATAACGGGAAATACGCGTTCCGGTGACCCGTCGCCTTGAACCGGTCGTCGAGCTGACGCTGGATCAATTCCCAAAGCTCGTAGCCGTCCGGCTTAAAGACGATACAGCCGCGCACCGGCGCGTAATCCATCAGATCCGCCTTGCGGATCGCATCCAAATACCAACGGGAAAAATCTTCGCTCTGCGGCGTAATTTCCCGATTGCCTGCCTGATTGTCCGTGTTTTTCGTCATTAGACCCGTTACCCCCGAAACAAACGCAAAATATCGTTATATGTGACAGCGACCATAAGCAGCATCAGCATCGCGAAGCCGATGAAGTGGACGAGGCTTTCCCGATCGCGGTCGATCGGCCGGCCGCGAATCGCCTCGAGGCCGAGGAACAGCAGTCGGCTTCCGTCCAGCGCCGGCACCGGCAGCAGGTTGAAGATCGCCAGGTACAAGCTCAGCATCGCCGCCCACCACGTGTAATACAAAAGGCCGGCGTTCGCAAGCTGCAGCGTCATTTCCGCCATGCGGACCGGTCCGCCCAAGTCGTCCAGCGTGAACTGGCCGAGAACGAGCATTTTGAAGCCTTCGAAAATGGTTACCGTCGCCGCCCACATCGTCGTGAAGCCGTTCGTCAGCCCTTCCTGCAGCGTGGCCGGCCGGGTGAGCGGCATCATTTCGACGCCGACGCGGATTTGCGCATTGCCGTTCGGATCCTCCGCCTCGATCGGCGTCATCTCCACGGCCACAGGTTTTCCGTCGCGCAGCACGACCCACTCCATCGGCTGGTCGGGAGACGAGGTGACGAGCTCGCGGATTTTCGACGAATTCGGCCCGATCTCGATGCCGTTGATCGATTGAATGATGTCGCCCGAACGAATGCCCGCCGCTTCCGCCGGTTCGCCCGGCGTTACCTTGTTGACGACGACGTTCACCGCGACGCCGTTGAGGAACGCGAAGGCGATGAACAAGCCCGCCGCCAGGATGACGTTCATCATCGGGCCGGCGAATATCGCCATCGCCCGCTGCCGCACCGTCTTGCCGGCGAACTGGCGATCCCACGGCGCGATCTGCATCGCTTGGCCGCGGGCGATCGTCACCGCTTCGGGATCGATCCGATACCGCTCTTCGATGCCGTCGACGTCGAGCCGAAGCTCCAGCCGATGCTCGAGGTCGATCGATTTCACCTCGCCGCGCACCGCGTTCATCCGCTCGTCGATGCGGTCGAGATACAGCCGCTTGACGACGTCGCCGTCCGCCTCCACCGCGATCGTCTGGCCGGGCGCGACGTTCACCGTCTCCGGATCCTCGCCCGCCATGCGGACGTAACCGCCGAACGGAAGCAGCCGCAGCGTATATTTCGTCTCGCCTCTGCGGAACGCGAACACCTTCGGGCCGAAGCCGATCGCGAATTCGCGCACGAGAATGCCCGCCCGCTTCGCGAAATAAAAATGACCCCACTCATGAATCGTCACCAACACGAAAAACAGTAAAACCGTCAGGGCGATGTTCTGCGGAGTCAATTGAGCCGTCATCAAAGTAAGCCGTTCCTCCTTACGCTCCCGGATGCAGCACATCCCAATCCCGGGGCAGTATGTCCTTATAGCTTACCATTATTCCCGAGGACGCTTCAAGAGAACGGAAACCGGGAGAAATTTCACAATTTTGCCGCGAAATCCCTTGCCCACGCGTCGGCTTCCCGAATCGCGCCGAGATCGGCCGCGCCGACGACGTCGTGCTTCGCGAGCGTCGATTCGACGATCGACTCGATCGCAAGGAACGGCACGGCGCCGGATAAGAAACGCGACACCGCGACCTCGTTGGCGGCGTTGAACACCGCCGTCGCCGTCCCGCCCGCGCGGCCCGCTTCATACGCGAGGCGCATCATCGGGTACCGCTCGAAGTCCATCGGGCGGAACGTGAGCTTGCCGAGCGCCGCGAGGTCCAGCGAATCGGCCGGCGAGCTCGGCCGTTCCGGGAAGGTAAGCGCATATTGGATCGGCACCCGCATATCCGGAACGCCCAATTGCGCGATGACGCTTTTATCTAAAAATTCGACGTACGAGTGAATGATCGATTCCGGGTGGACGAGCACGCGAATGCGGTCGTAGTCGACGCCGAACAGCCAATGCGCCTCGATGACCTCGAGGCCCTTGTTCGCCATCGTCGCCGAATCGATCGTCACCTTCGCGCCCATCGACCAGTTCGGATGCTTCAGCGCGTCGGCGACGGTCACGTTCGCGAGTTCGTGCCGCCCGCGGTCGCGGAAGCTGCCGCCGGACGCCGTCAGCGTCAGCGCCAGCACATCGTCGATGCGCGAGCCGTTCAGCGATTGGAAGATCGCGGAATGCTCGCTGTCGACCGGGATGAGCGGCACGCCGCGCAGCCGCGCGCGCTCGGTGACGATGCGGCCGGCGGCGACGAGCGTCTCCTTGTTGGCGAGCGCGATCGCCTTGCCCGCGTCGATGGCGGCGAGCGTCGGCTCGCAGCCGGCGCTGCCGACCATCGCCGACACGACGACGTCGGCGTCGTTCTCCGCCGCCACCGCGCGCACCCCTTCGTCGCCGTACAGGACGCGGGTGCCCGCCGGCACGAGCGCCGCGAGCCGCTCGGCATGCGCCTTCGTCGCGACCGACACGATCTCCGGCCGGAACCGGTGCGCCTGCTCCACGAGCAGCTCCACGTTCGAGCCCGCCGCGAGCGCCGCCACGCGAAACCGCTCCGGATGATGCGCCGCGATGTCGAGCGTTTGCGTGCCGATCGAGCCCGTGCTTCCCAAAATCGCGATTGTTTTCATGAAACCTCTCCTATTGCGGCAGCAGCCCGAGCAGATGGACGAACGGAAACACGATGATCCACGAATCCGTCCGGTCCAGGATGCCCCCGTGGCCGGGCAAAATCGTGCCGGAATCTTTAATGTTGCGCACGCGCTTGTACGCGGATTGGATCAGATCGCCGAGCTGGCCGAGAACCGACACGAGCAAGCCGATGGCGACGGCTTCCCGCACGGTGAGCAGTTCGGGGCGAATCATCGCGAACGCGACCGCCGTCGCGATCGACACGAGGATGCCGCCGACGGCGCCTTCCACCGTCTTCTTCGGCGAAATCGACGGCCACAGCAGCTTCTTCCCGAGCAGCCTGCCCGCGAAATACGCGCCGACGTCGGTCAGCCAAATGCAGCCGAACAGCAGCAGCGTCCAGAAGAGCCCCTCCGGCATCCAGCGCGTGTAGATCATATAGTGAAACCCGACGCCTATGTAAACGACACCGATAAACAGCAGCGCGATTTTATCGATGCTCGTCCGATTTTGCGAAATGACCGTCAGCGCGAAAAACAAAAACATGAGCAGCCAGACGACCGTCTGCTGCGGCGGCACGCTCCAGCCGAACAGCATGTTCCATGGCACGACCAGATACAGGATGCCGGCGAAGCCGACGAGCGACGCGGGTTCCCTCGCTTTGGCCCCGTTCAGCCTCACGAACTCCTGGTAGGCGATGACCGCCAGCAGCGTGATTAGCAGCGTATACCAGCCGCTGCCCGCGGCCAGCATCGTCAGAAAGAAAAGCGCGGCAAGCAATCCCGTAATGATGCGTTGACGCATGTCAGCCGTACTCCCTTCTTCGCCGCCTCCGTTACAGCTTCCCGTATCGGCGCGCGCGCCCTTGATAAGAACGAATGGCTTCGTGGAAATGCTCCGTACTGAAATCCGGCCAGAACACGTCAGTAAACCAGAGCTCCGTATACGCGAGCTGCCATAGCATGAAGTTGCTGATGCGCACCTCGCCGCTCGTCCGGATCAGCAGGTCGAGCTCCGGCAAACCGTCCGACTGCAAAAACGCGTTGATATCGGCTTCCGTCAGCTCATCGGGGTCGAGCCGGCCGTCCCTCGCCGCCTCGGCGACTTGACGCATGCCGAGCAGCAGCTCGCGGCGGCCGCCGTAATTCATCGCAAAATTCAAAATAAGTCCGGTATTATGCCGAGTCTCCTCGATGGCCGCATCGACCGCCCGCAGCGTATGCTCAGGGAGCCCTTCCCGCTCTCCCATCATGCGGATGCGCACGTTTTTCGCCTTCAGCTCCTCGATTTCCAGCGGAAAAAATTCTTGAGGCAGCTTCATGAGAAAATCGACTTCTTCTTGCGGACGCTTCCAATTTTCGGTCGAGAACGCGTACAGCGTTAACGCCTTGATGCCGAGCGCATCGGCGGCGATCGCGATCGTCTTGACGTTCTTCATGCCGGCTCGGTGGCCGGCGATGCGCGGCATCCCGCGCTGCCGGGCCCACCGCCCGTTGCCGTCCATGATGATGGCGACATGCTTCGGAACGTTGTCAAGGCGCACCGGCTCGTCCGTCGACGGCTTCTTTCCCTCTCGGAACCACCCGAAAAGACGGTTCATGACGCTTCCCCTTCCGCTTCCCGCGTTAACGTGTTTATGCAACAACCCCCTGCCGCATGAAGCCAGGGGGCCGTTCGAGTACGATCACACTTCCATGATTTCCTTCTCTTTAGCGGCAAGCACTTTGTCGACTTCCGCCACGAACCGGTCGGTCAGCTTTTGGATGTCGTCCTGATGGCGCTTGGACTCGTCCTCCGAAATCTGATCCTTCTCCAGCTTCTTGATGTCGTCGTTCGCGTCGCGGCGAATGTTGCGGATCGCTACCTTCGCCTCTTCGCCGAACTTTTTCGTCATTTTCACGAGGTCCGCACGGCGTTCCTCCGTCAGCGGCGGCATCACGAGGCGGATCGCGTTCCCGTCGTTCGTCGGCGTAATGCCGAGATCCGATTTCATGATCGCCTTCTCGATCGCCGAGAGCGAGCTCTTATCCCACGGCTGGATGAGCAGCGTGCGAGAATCCGGCGTATTGATGTTCGCCAGCTGGTTGACCGGCGTCGGCGTGCCGTAATATTCGACTTGGATGCGGTCGAGCAGCGCCGGCGTGGCCCGGCCCGCGCGCAGCGTGGACAGGTCGCGCTTCAGCGCGCCGATCGCTTTCTCCATCCGTTCTTCTGCGTTCTTCTTAATCGTTGCCGGCATAGAAATTACACTCCCTTCAAGATCGTCGTGCCGATTTTTTCGCCCTGCACGACGCGGCGAATGTTCCCCGGTTCCGAGATCGAAAACACGACCAACGGAATGTTGTTGTCCATGCACAAGGAGGCTGCCGTCGAATCCATAACGCCAAGGTTTTGGTTCAGCATTTCCATATACGTAAGCGTATCGTATTTGACTGCTTCCTTGTTGACGAACGGATCCGCGGAGTAGACGCCGTCGACTTTGTTTTTCGCCATCAAGATCACTTCCGCTTCGATTTCGGCGGCGCGCAGCGCAGCCGTCGTATCGGTCGAGAAGTACGGATTGCCCGTGCCCGCGGCGAAAATGACGACGCGTCCTTTCTCCAAGTGCCTCATGGCCCGGCGGCGAATGTACGGTTCGGCCACCTGCTGCATGTTGATCGACGATTGAACGCGCGTCGGCACGTCCAGCTTCTCCAAGGCGTCTTGAAGCGCCAAGGAATTCATAACGGTCGCAAGCATGCCCATATAATCGGCGGTCGCGCGGTCGATGCCTTTGGCGCTGCCGGAAATGCCGCGCCAAATGTTGCCGCCCCCGACGACCACGGCCACCTCGACGCCAAGCCGCACGACTTCCTTCACCTGTTCGGCGATCGTCGAAATCATTCCCGCTTCGATGCCGTACCCCGCTTGGCCCGCGAGCGCTTCGCCGCTCAGCTTCAATACGACACGCTTGTAAACCGGTTTACTCAAATTGCCCAGCCTCCGTTTCGCTTCCCGTAAAGCACCTGCTTCTTCTCTTAAAAAAGAAGGAACACGCCGTGTTCCTTCCGTCTCTTCTTACTTGTTCACTTGCGCCATGACTTCTTCGACGAAGTTATCCTGTTTCTTCTCCAGGCCTTCGCCGAGCTCGAAGCGGACGAAGCGGCGGATCGAGATGTTCTCGCCGATGGTGGCGATCTTTTCGTTCACGAGCGTTTGGATCGTTTTTTCCGGATCTTTGACGAACGTCTGCTCCAGCAAGCAGAACTCTTCGTAGTACTTGCTCATGCGGCCTTCGACCATTTTGTCGACGATGTGCGCCGGCTTGCCTTCGTTGAGTGCTTGCGCGCGGAGAATTTCTTTCTCCTTCTCAAGCTCTTCTTGCGGCACTTCTTCGCGGGTTACGTACTTCGGGCTCGCTGCCGCGATTTGCATCGCGACGTCTTTCACGAACTCGCGGAACGAATCCGTCTTCGCGACGAAGTCCGTTTCGCAGTTAACTTCTACAAGAACGCCGATCCGTCCGCCAGCGTGAATGTACGACTCTACGAGACCTTCCGTCGCGATCCGGCCCGCTTTGTTTTTCGCTGCGGCGAGACCCTTCTCGCGAAGAATTTCGCTCGCTTTCGTCAAATCGCCGTTCGCTTCCTCGAGTGCCTTTTTGCAATCCATCATGCCTGCGCCCGTCTTTTCGCGCAGTTCCTTTACCAATGCCGCAGTAACCGCCATTATGGTATCCTCCTTTATATGGTAGAGCGTTAGTCTATGTATCCGAAAAAAAGGGGAGTGATCGGTTTGATCAACCCCCACCCACCCTTTTCTTAGGTCTTACATTCCATTATGCGCTCGTTTGCTCGCCTTGATGCGCTTCGATCACGGCGTCCGCCATTTTCGACGTGAGCAGCTTGACGGCGCGAATCGCGTCGTCGTTACCCGGGATGACGTAGTCGATCTCGTCCGGATCGCAGTTCGTGTCGACGATGCCGACGATCGGGATGCCGAGCTTGCGAGCTTCGGCAACGGCGATGCGCTCTTTGCGCGGGTCGATGATGAACACCGCGTCCGGCATGCCGCGCATATTCTTAATGCCGCCGAGGAACTTCTCGAGGCGCTCGTGTTCTTTCTTCAGCAAGATGACTTCCTTCTTCGGGAGCAGGTCGAACGTGCCGTCCGCTTCCATACGCTCAAGATCTTTCAAGCGGTTAATCCGCTTCCGGATCGTTTCGAAGTTCGTCAGCGTGCCGCCGAGCCAGCGCTGGTTGATGTAGAATTGACCGCAGCGAGCGGCTTCTTCCGCAACCGAATCTTGCGCTTGCTTCTTCGTGCCCACGAACAAGATCGTGCCGTTGTTTTCTGCGACGGATTTGACGAAATTGTAAGCCTCTTCGACCTTCTTAACCGTCTTTTGCAAATCGATAATGTAAATCCCGTTACGTTCCGTGAAGATGTACTTGTCCATTTTCGGGTTCCAGCGACGAGTTTGGTGACCGAAGTGCACGCCCGCCTCCAGAAGCTGTTTCATGGAAATTACTGCCATCTTACACGCACCT
The window above is part of the Paenibacillus sp. genome. Proteins encoded here:
- a CDS encoding 1-deoxy-D-xylulose-5-phosphate reductoisomerase encodes the protein MKTIAILGSTGSIGTQTLDIAAHHPERFRVAALAAGSNVELLVEQAHRFRPEIVSVATKAHAERLAALVPAGTRVLYGDEGVRAVAAENDADVVVSAMVGSAGCEPTLAAIDAGKAIALANKETLVAAGRIVTERARLRGVPLIPVDSEHSAIFQSLNGSRIDDVLALTLTASGGSFRDRGRHELANVTVADALKHPNWSMGAKVTIDSATMANKGLEVIEAHWLFGVDYDRIRVLVHPESIIHSYVEFLDKSVIAQLGVPDMRVPIQYALTFPERPSSPADSLDLAALGKLTFRPMDFERYPMMRLAYEAGRAGGTATAVFNAANEVAVSRFLSGAVPFLAIESIVESTLAKHDVVGAADLGAIREADAWARDFAAKL
- a CDS encoding PolC-type DNA polymerase III, translated to MSVVADKRNRFELLMKQAGIPTDVIDSFFRDGYIDRVETSRTNREWTFVLRKSTLVPADVYRAFCKAVVERFAQVAAIRFVLVYDPEVADAELIDAYWPLFVDWAQREVASVNGWLAKAKVETEGNLVNVTLLDNTALELAKKKGVDELIKTFYSKYFARELRVKFSVTENRAEEYERFQAKILEEERMFTQELLSEAAYGGEPEPAASDAPDKLMYGYDIKDQPVPIQNIQEEEKKVTIQGTVFQLEVKELRNGSTLFQFSITDFTDSLQCKCFAKTKEDVKTLKLLTVGKWVRLRGKVEYDRFMQVPELVMMVNDLNEVLAPPERMDDAAEKRVEFHLHTTMSTMDAVSDIGEYVKLAAKWGHKAIAITDHAAVQAYPEAAKVAKKNGIKMIYGVEANVVNDAVPVVLKPDDRPLAGATYVVYDVETTGLSVVNNKIIELAGVKMVDGKVVDEFATFIDPHEKIPYNITQLTNITDDMVAGAPEESEIIPKFVEWVGDAVLVAHNARFDTGFLQAACKRHGLPEMPNPVLDTLELARLLFPSMKNHRLNTLADKFKVSLESHHRAIDDSKALGEVLTHLLKEADGRNMKVLSQLNDYVGTDLSNTRPFHCNIYALNAVGKKNLYKLISLSHTEYFNRVACIPKSKLEELREGLLVMSGCEKGEFFEAVLNKSLEEAESVAEFYDVLEIQPLTFYEHLVDKGLVGSAAQLQQAIRTVLAIGKKLGKPVVATGNVHYAHPRQKLFRDITIHGITGFSPLKDQRKPEAHFRTTKEMLAEFSFLGDDVAHEVVVKNTSELADRFETFELFPDKLFTPIIDGAEEEIRSKCYDTARKLYGDPIPEVVTARLEKELVPIIKYGFSANYLISERLVKKSNEDGYLVGSRGSVGSSVVATFLGISEVNPLPAHYLCLECQYSEWFLDGSYPSGFDLPNKDCPRCGKPLKGEGQDIPFETFLGFKGDKVPDIDLNFSGEYQPHAHNYTKVLFGEKNVFRAGTIGTVAEKTAYGFVKKYEEEKAVRWRSAEESRLALGCSGVKRSTGQHPGGIVVVPDYIEVEDITPVQFPADDTSADWKTTHFDYHAFDANLLKLDILGHDDPTMMRMLQDLTGVDPTTIPMNDPKVMSIFSSTEALGVTPQQIRSPVATYGVPEMGTRFVRQMLEETQPKTFADLLQISGLSHGTGVWLGNAQELIKNGTCTIKTVIGCRDDIMLYLIYKAGMDAALAFKITESVRKGKGLTDEWIEEMKKCGVPKWYIDSCLRIEYMFPKAHAAAYVISAVRTAFFKVYYPIQYYATYFTVRAEDFDLDLLAQGYDAILAKIIEIEEKGFNATTKEKNMISPLEMALEMTARGFTFKSLDLYKSDARKFLVDGDSLIPPFSAVAGIGENAARNIAAAREGGPFLSIEDFQQRSKASKTIIELLTGMGCFRGLPETNQLSLF
- the pyrH gene encoding UMP kinase — its product is MSKPVYKRVVLKLSGEALAGQAGYGIEAGMISTIAEQVKEVVRLGVEVAVVVGGGNIWRGISGSAKGIDRATADYMGMLATVMNSLALQDALEKLDVPTRVQSSINMQQVAEPYIRRRAMRHLEKGRVVIFAAGTGNPYFSTDTTAALRAAEIEAEVILMAKNKVDGVYSADPFVNKEAVKYDTLTYMEMLNQNLGVMDSTAASLCMDNNIPLVVFSISEPGNIRRVVQGEKIGTTILKGV
- the frr gene encoding ribosome recycling factor, translated to MPATIKKNAEERMEKAIGALKRDLSTLRAGRATPALLDRIQVEYYGTPTPVNQLANINTPDSRTLLIQPWDKSSLSAIEKAIMKSDLGITPTNDGNAIRLVMPPLTEERRADLVKMTKKFGEEAKVAIRNIRRDANDDIKKLEKDQISEDESKRHQDDIQKLTDRFVAEVDKVLAAKEKEIMEV
- the proS gene encoding proline--tRNA ligase, which produces MTKNTDNQAGNREITPQSEDFSRWYLDAIRKADLMDYAPVRGCIVFKPDGYELWELIQRQLDDRFKATGHRNAYFPLFIPESFFEKEKEHVEGFNPELPWVTEAGGEKLEERLAIRPTSETMIGHMYAKWIHSYRDLPVLINQWANVVRWEKRTLPFLRTSEFLWQEGHTAHENEEDARKETMLMLETYREFVENVLAIPVIVGQKTESEKFAGAVDTYSIEAMMRDGRAVQAGTSHYLGTNFASAFDIKYLDRENKQQFVHTTSWGVSTRLIGALIMVHGDDKGLVLPPKVAPTQAVLIPIGPPAKREPVLAKAAEVLSDLKKAGVRIRMDDRSDLSPGWKFNEYEMRGIPVRIELGPRDLENGQAVLASRVSGEKRIVALDNIVAEVQRMLDDVHAELYARALQFMNENLRSVDTLDELKANDEKLRGFVLAGWCGSRDCESKVKEETGATSRNIPFEPTERKTKCLVCGGDAKHTVAFARAY
- a CDS encoding phosphatidate cytidylyltransferase, translating into MRQRIITGLLAALFFLTMLAAGSGWYTLLITLLAVIAYQEFVRLNGAKAREPASLVGFAGILYLVVPWNMLFGWSVPPQQTVVWLLMFLFFALTVISQNRTSIDKIALLFIGVVYIGVGFHYMIYTRWMPEGLFWTLLLFGCIWLTDVGAYFAGRLLGKKLLWPSISPKKTVEGAVGGILVSIATAVAFAMIRPELLTVREAVAIGLLVSVLGQLGDLIQSAYKRVRNIKDSGTILPGHGGILDRTDSWIIVFPFVHLLGLLPQ
- a CDS encoding isoprenyl transferase; its protein translation is MNRLFGWFREGKKPSTDEPVRLDNVPKHVAIIMDGNGRWARQRGMPRIAGHRAGMKNVKTIAIAADALGIKALTLYAFSTENWKRPQEEVDFLMKLPQEFFPLEIEELKAKNVRIRMMGEREGLPEHTLRAVDAAIEETRHNTGLILNFAMNYGGRRELLLGMRQVAEAARDGRLDPDELTEADINAFLQSDGLPELDLLIRTSGEVRISNFMLWQLAYTELWFTDVFWPDFSTEHFHEAIRSYQGRARRYGKL
- the rseP gene encoding RIP metalloprotease RseP is translated as MTAQLTPQNIALTVLLFFVLVTIHEWGHFYFAKRAGILVREFAIGFGPKVFAFRRGETKYTLRLLPFGGYVRMAGEDPETVNVAPGQTIAVEADGDVVKRLYLDRIDERMNAVRGEVKSIDLEHRLELRLDVDGIEERYRIDPEAVTIARGQAMQIAPWDRQFAGKTVRQRAMAIFAGPMMNVILAAGLFIAFAFLNGVAVNVVVNKVTPGEPAEAAGIRSGDIIQSINGIEIGPNSSKIRELVTSSPDQPMEWVVLRDGKPVAVEMTPIEAEDPNGNAQIRVGVEMMPLTRPATLQEGLTNGFTTMWAATVTIFEGFKMLVLGQFTLDDLGGPVRMAEMTLQLANAGLLYYTWWAAMLSLYLAIFNLLPVPALDGSRLLFLGLEAIRGRPIDRDRESLVHFIGFAMLMLLMVAVTYNDILRLFRG